Proteins encoded in a region of the Globicephala melas chromosome 1, mGloMel1.2, whole genome shotgun sequence genome:
- the SMAP2 gene encoding stromal membrane-associated protein 2 isoform X2 yields the protein MQEMGNGKANRLYEAYLPETFRRPQIDPAVEGFIRDKYEKKKYMDRSLDINAFRKEKDDKWKRGSEPAPEKKMEPVVFEKVKMPQKKEDLQLPRKCSPKSTAPVMDLLGLDAPVSCSIANSKTSNTLEKDLDLLASVPSPSSSVSRKVVGSMPTAGSVPENLNLFPEPGSKSEETGKKQLSKDSILSLYGSQTPQMPAQAMFMAPAQMAYPTAYPSFPGVTPPNSLMGSMMPPPVGMVAQPGASGMVAPMAMPAGYMGGMQASMMGVPNGMMTTQQAGYMAGMAAMPQTMYGVQPAQQLQWNLTQMTQQMAGMNFCGANGMLSYGQSMNGGNGQAANQTLSPQMWK from the exons AGCTGTCGAGGGATTTATTCGAGATAAATATGAGAAGAAGAAATACATGGACCGAAGTCTGGACATCAATGCCTTTAGG aaagaaaaagatgacaaGTGGAAAAGAGGGAGCGAACCAGCTCcggagaaaaaaatggaacctGTTGTTTTTGAGAAAGTTAAAATG CCACAGAAAAAAGAAGATCTACAGCTACCTCGGAAATGTTCCCCGAAATCCACAGCACCTGTCATGGATTTGTTGGGCCTTG ATGCTCCTGTGTCCTGCTCCATTGCAAATAGTAAGACCAGTAATACCCTAGAGAAGGATTTAGATCTTTTGGCCTCTGTTCCATCTCCCTCTTCTTCGGTTTCCAGAAAG GTTGTAGGTTCCATGCCAACCGCGGGGAGTGTTCCCGAAAACCTAAACCTGTTTCCAGAGCCAGGGAGCAAATCAGAAGAAACAGGCAAGAAGCAGCTCTCTAAAGACTCCATCCTTTCACTGTATGGATCCCAGACGCCTCAGATGCCTGCCCAAG CAATGTTCATGGCTCCTGCTCAGATGGCATATCCCACAGCCTACCCCAGCTTCCCTGGGGTTACACCTCCTAACAGCCTAATGGGGAGCATGATGCCCCCACCAGTAGGCATGGTAGCTCAGCCAGGAGCTTCTGGTATGGTTGCCCCCATGGCCATGCCTGCAGGCTATATGGGTGGCATGCAGGCATCCATGATGGGTGTGCCAAACGGAATGATGACCACCCAGCAGGCTGGCTACATGGCAGGCATGGCAGCTATGCCCCAGACTATGTATGGGGTTCAGCCAGCTCAGCAGCTGCAGTGGAACCTTACTCAG aTGACCCAGCAGATGGCTGGGATGAACTTCTGTGGCGCCAACGGCATGCTGAGCTATGGACAGTCCATGAACGGCGGGAACGGACAGGCAGCAAATCAGACTCTCAGCCCTCAGATGTGGAAATAA